From a region of the Candidatus Poribacteria bacterium genome:
- a CDS encoding type II toxin-antitoxin system VapC family toxin, whose protein sequence is MSGKYLLDTNVVIALFAGDLMVQEKVRNAEYIVAAPPVIGELCFGAQKSNKVTENLHKIDIFVQQSIVFPCDLETAQWYGIIKDRLRRKGRPIPNNDIWIAAIALQYDLILVTRDSHFDEVESLQTEYW, encoded by the coding sequence CTGAGTGGTAAATATCTGCTTGATACCAACGTTGTCATTGCATTGTTTGCTGGTGATCTGATGGTCCAAGAGAAAGTGAGAAATGCAGAGTACATCGTAGCAGCTCCGCCTGTAATCGGTGAGCTCTGTTTTGGTGCACAGAAATCTAACAAAGTCACGGAGAATCTGCATAAAATTGACATATTCGTGCAACAAAGTATCGTTTTCCCTTGTGATTTAGAGACAGCACAATGGTACGGAATCATCAAAGACAGGTTGCGTCGGAAGGGCCGCCCTATCCCGAACAATGATATCTGGATCGCAGCAATTGCTTTACAATATGACTTGATTCTTGTCACACGAGACTCACATTTTGATGAAGTAGAATCTCTACAGACAGAATACTGGTAA
- a CDS encoding 2-oxo acid dehydrogenase subunit E2 has product MAVELKMLQMDQTMTKGKIGKWLVKEGDTVTQGQPLLEIETDKVVHEQESPTDGVIAQLLAEEGANVPVNALLAIIGAPGEKVARVEADTGTVEVDTPPEPQASVQPAQPKATPPTPTVQPKASPAARQLAEKLAIDLTEVKASGPGGRILESDVQRYIDLRGPAPIEETTRLKASPLARRLAKEHGVDLVSIVGSGPDGRIVRDDVLQASAAAAETPVIEAPALQQATEVIPMGGIREIIAERMTMSLQTNASVTLHTEVDATAFVELRGMLNDKLQAREVSLTYTDLLVKVVANALGEHPRLNTTLTDEGIHLLPEINIGVAVALDDGLVVPVVRNADTERLSEISEQVRDFAERARSNQLTPSELQGGTFTITNLGNFGVDAFTPIINPPESAILGVGRILKKPVVHDDEIVVRSMLTLSLTFDHRVIDGAPAAQFLQTVSSYIQDPYLLLV; this is encoded by the coding sequence ATGGCAGTTGAGTTAAAAATGCTTCAGATGGATCAGACGATGACAAAGGGAAAAATCGGGAAATGGCTGGTGAAGGAGGGCGATACCGTCACACAAGGACAGCCGCTGTTAGAGATTGAAACCGATAAGGTCGTCCATGAGCAGGAATCCCCCACGGATGGCGTTATCGCGCAATTGCTGGCTGAGGAAGGTGCCAATGTCCCCGTCAACGCCCTGTTAGCGATTATCGGTGCACCCGGAGAGAAAGTGGCACGCGTTGAGGCGGACACGGGGACAGTCGAAGTGGACACCCCACCGGAACCGCAAGCATCAGTACAACCTGCACAACCCAAGGCAACACCACCAACGCCAACTGTTCAACCGAAAGCCTCGCCAGCGGCACGCCAACTCGCCGAAAAACTCGCTATTGATTTGACCGAAGTCAAAGCCTCTGGACCCGGGGGACGCATCCTTGAGAGCGATGTCCAGCGATATATTGACTTAAGAGGACCCGCTCCAATCGAAGAAACGACACGACTGAAGGCATCACCGCTTGCCCGGCGATTGGCGAAGGAGCACGGCGTCGATCTGGTTTCAATCGTCGGTTCGGGACCCGATGGCAGGATTGTCCGTGACGATGTGTTGCAAGCGAGCGCAGCCGCCGCTGAAACCCCTGTTATAGAGGCACCCGCTCTTCAACAGGCGACAGAGGTTATTCCTATGGGGGGCATCCGTGAAATTATCGCAGAACGGATGACCATGAGTCTTCAAACCAACGCCAGCGTCACACTCCACACAGAGGTTGACGCAACGGCTTTCGTCGAACTCCGTGGAATGCTCAACGATAAGCTACAGGCGAGAGAGGTGAGTCTCACCTACACCGATCTGCTCGTTAAAGTCGTCGCAAACGCTTTGGGGGAACATCCGCGCCTCAACACAACACTCACGGATGAAGGCATTCATCTATTGCCGGAAATTAACATCGGTGTGGCAGTCGCATTGGACGATGGGTTGGTAGTCCCTGTCGTCAGAAATGCCGACACGGAGCGGTTATCTGAAATTTCTGAACAGGTGAGAGATTTCGCAGAGCGGGCACGCAGTAATCAACTGACACCGAGTGAACTTCAGGGTGGGACCTTTACCATTACGAATCTTGGGAATTTCGGGGTTGATGCGTTCACGCCTATCATCAATCCACCGGAAAGTGCTATTCTTGGGGTGGGACGGATTCTGAAGAAGCCAGTCGTTCACGACGATGAGATTGTTGTTCGGAGCATGCTGACCTTGAGTTTGACGTTCGACCATCGTGTGATAGATGGTGCCCCTGCAGCGCAGTTCCTACAAACAGTCTCCAGTTATATTCAAGACCCGTATCTGTTGTTGGTGTAG